From Rhodovibrio salinarum DSM 9154:
TAGGCAGCCCCGCCGGCCGGGTCAAGCGCGCGGCAGACCTCAGCCGCCGACCGTGCCGGTCTGGATGTCGCGGGCGCCAGCGTGTTCCCGCAGCAGCCGCACCGCCCGGGCCATCGCGTCGTCGAGGGCGCCGTGCGCCGCCGCCTCGGACGCGGCGCCAAAGCCGTAAAGCACCATCAGCACCGACTGCGTTTCGGACCCCACGGCTGCGCGATCGCTGTCGCTGGTCGGGCAGCCGAAGGGGCCGGTGCCATCGACCAGCAACGGCAGACCGGCCAGGTTCAGCGCCCCCCGGCCAATGCCAACGTAGCTCTCCCCTTCCCGACCGGCGCGGCAAAGGTAAGGCGGGTGCAAGCGGTCGAGATCATAGCTGCCGATCGAAACGCCGCTGTCCAACGACACCATGTTGTTGACGTCCACCACCGGGTGGATCGGCGCCACCGCCTTGTCCTGGCGCGCCCGGCGCAGCAGCGCTTCCGCCGCCGGGCGGTAGCGGGCGGGGTCGTTGCCCAGTTGCTTGTAGCCGCACGCGTGGCCTGCACCGCCGGCAGCGTACTCGGCGACTGTTCACCAAGACGCTCGGCCG
This genomic window contains:
- a CDS encoding B3/B4 domain-containing protein; this encodes MGNDPARYRPAAEALLRRARQDKAVAPIHPVVDVNNMVSLDSGVSIGSYDLDRLHPPYLCRAGREGESYVGIGRGALNLAGLPLLVDGTGPFGCPTSDSDRAAVGSETQSVLMVLYGFGAASEAAAHGALDDAMARAVRLLREHAGARDIQTGTVGG